A stretch of the Chroogloeocystis siderophila 5.2 s.c.1 genome encodes the following:
- the ebsA gene encoding type IV pilus biogenesis protein EbsA, with translation MSIEQLQPASLQEVRVYQPYFQGNKRNTLPLAISLYKQGVLQGQRNIEGGESIPFVATWNVSTLPADLTRCRMQFDGKADLSYEVMMSSSELVDFLIDTILHFKRTNTVDFTKGFYRKLLRFDN, from the coding sequence ATGTCGATTGAGCAACTACAACCCGCTAGTCTACAAGAAGTCAGAGTTTATCAACCTTATTTTCAGGGCAATAAACGCAATACACTACCTCTAGCCATTAGCCTTTACAAACAAGGAGTCCTCCAAGGACAGCGCAACATAGAAGGTGGTGAAAGTATTCCTTTTGTGGCTACTTGGAATGTGTCTACACTCCCTGCTGATTTAACGCGTTGCCGAATGCAGTTCGATGGTAAGGCAGATCTCAGCTATGAGGTGATGATGTCTAGCTCGGAACTCGTAGACTTTTTGATCGATACAATCTTACATTTCAAACGCACGAACACTGTCGATTTTACTAAGGGTTTTTACCGAAAACTACTTCGGTTTGACAATTAA
- a CDS encoding phosphotransacetylase family protein has product MLSLGSGDVPNAKYLLIGSIEAYSGKSATVLGLSEQLKQTKLDLAYGKPLGNWVNNSEESPIDADVQFVNQILQLPENRLLPSLLTLNEATIQKRLCGKDTTDYQHLAAVQYQQSKGDLVLLEGPGNLEEGSLFGLSLLDVAKIVDAKVLLVTRYKSVFLVEALLAAKQRLGDRLIGVLINDIAPEQMQTVDTDVRAFLEKHGIPVLGTLPKNNLLRSISVAELVERLGAEVLCRPDRLGLMVESLAIGAMNVNAALKYFRRRQNMAVVTGGDRVEIQLAALESSTQCLILTGQLPPPPFILSKAEELEIPILSVDLDTLSTVEIIDRTFGQVRLHEPIKVQCICELMQKRFDIDRLLSQLELKPAVALP; this is encoded by the coding sequence ATGTTGAGTTTAGGGAGTGGGGACGTGCCGAATGCTAAGTACTTGCTGATTGGATCAATCGAGGCTTACAGCGGTAAGTCGGCAACGGTGCTGGGATTATCTGAACAGCTAAAGCAGACAAAGCTCGATCTTGCCTATGGAAAACCGTTAGGTAATTGGGTGAATAACTCGGAGGAATCGCCGATCGATGCAGATGTTCAATTTGTTAACCAAATCCTTCAGTTACCAGAAAACCGACTGTTACCATCGCTCCTAACTTTAAATGAAGCAACGATTCAAAAGCGCCTATGCGGTAAGGATACGACGGATTATCAGCATTTAGCCGCAGTACAATATCAGCAGTCAAAGGGAGATCTAGTATTACTCGAAGGTCCAGGGAATTTAGAAGAAGGCAGCTTATTTGGGTTAAGCTTACTCGATGTCGCAAAGATCGTTGATGCTAAAGTCCTGCTCGTCACACGCTACAAATCAGTTTTCTTAGTAGAAGCACTTTTAGCAGCGAAGCAGCGTTTAGGCGATCGCTTAATCGGTGTCTTGATTAACGATATCGCTCCAGAACAAATGCAGACTGTTGATACCGATGTCCGCGCGTTTTTAGAAAAGCACGGTATTCCTGTATTAGGAACGCTGCCAAAAAATAACTTACTGCGCAGCATCAGCGTTGCTGAACTTGTTGAACGATTAGGTGCAGAAGTACTGTGTCGTCCAGATCGCCTAGGCTTAATGGTAGAAAGTTTGGCAATTGGCGCTATGAATGTCAACGCGGCATTGAAATATTTCCGCCGACGGCAGAATATGGCAGTGGTGACAGGCGGCGATCGCGTCGAAATTCAACTGGCTGCTTTAGAAAGTTCGACGCAATGTCTCATCCTCACTGGACAACTACCACCACCACCGTTTATCCTCTCCAAAGCTGAGGAACTCGAAATTCCCATTTTATCGGTCGATCTCGATACGCTCTCTACAGTAGAAATCATTGATCGTACTTTTGGACAAGTTCGCCTGCATGAACCAATTAAAGTGCAATGCATCTGTGAGTTGATGCAAAAGCGTTTTGATATTGACCGTTTGTTGTCGCAACTAGAGTTAAAGCCCGCAGTGGCGTTGCCTTAA
- a CDS encoding DNA polymerase III subunit gamma/tau encodes MYEPLHHKYRPQSFAELVGQEAIATTLINAVRTSRIAPAYLFTGPRGTGKTSSARILAKSLNCLASRVPTETPCGVCEVCRGIANGSALDVIEIDAASNTGVDNIREIIERSQFAPVQCRYKVYAIDECHMLSTAAFNALLKTLEEPPPHVVFVLATTDPQRVLPTIISRCQRFDFRRIPLAAMVQHLQAIAAQEQIQITSEALTLVAQLSQGGLRDAESLLDQLSLLPEVTVERVWDLVGSVAEADLLALLDAIAQNNAEQLLDRTRQLLERGREPLTILQNLTSCYRDLLIAKTAPHRNDLVACTATTWQAMCDLVQQWNIATILDGQKNLKASEAQIKTSTQPRLWLEVTLLGLLPTTSTPQPSPVIHRNISTSKTLSVVKDASQQQTPSPAVTASAHPPQPQTPPQQEVAEPISPPPLVHHDRSDIRTDEDEAVEIPTEVVATSVDLDQVWQQVLQNLPLPSKALFKEHGSLVAIHEQHASIGIRSQKLLKIAQTKVADLEAAFGKLSDRKVKVQLEVATTHQRKANTPVTPQPTRKPPVTTASPETTASVSSATSTLIKPEPTIAPDAVAEVQPDSMLIDSPDSTTDDVAIAAQRLADFFKGEVLQLNDDAVFTQPIATSSLPPQAALDWDDADEEDTAEF; translated from the coding sequence ATGTACGAGCCACTACATCACAAATATCGACCCCAAAGCTTTGCAGAACTGGTGGGACAAGAGGCGATCGCCACAACGCTCATTAATGCTGTCCGCACCAGTAGAATTGCGCCTGCATATTTGTTTACAGGTCCGCGTGGTACAGGGAAAACATCTAGCGCCCGTATTTTGGCAAAATCACTGAATTGTTTAGCAAGCCGTGTACCTACCGAAACGCCTTGCGGTGTGTGTGAAGTGTGTCGAGGAATTGCCAATGGTTCGGCGTTAGATGTGATTGAAATTGATGCGGCGAGTAACACAGGGGTAGACAATATTCGAGAAATCATCGAGCGATCGCAGTTTGCTCCGGTGCAGTGTCGCTACAAAGTGTATGCAATCGACGAATGCCATATGCTGAGTACCGCCGCTTTCAATGCCTTACTCAAAACGCTTGAAGAACCACCCCCACACGTCGTTTTTGTCCTAGCAACAACTGATCCCCAGCGGGTTTTACCGACGATTATTTCACGCTGTCAGCGGTTCGATTTTCGCCGAATTCCCTTAGCAGCAATGGTGCAGCATCTCCAAGCGATCGCAGCACAAGAACAAATCCAAATTACAAGTGAAGCCTTAACACTAGTAGCACAACTATCCCAAGGAGGATTACGTGATGCTGAGAGTTTGTTGGATCAACTCAGTTTATTACCAGAAGTCACAGTAGAGCGCGTTTGGGATTTGGTCGGTTCCGTTGCGGAGGCAGATTTACTCGCGTTACTCGACGCGATCGCGCAAAACAACGCCGAACAACTTCTTGATCGCACGCGTCAATTATTAGAACGCGGGCGAGAACCTTTAACGATCTTGCAAAATCTTACGAGTTGCTATCGCGATTTGCTGATCGCCAAAACCGCACCTCATCGTAACGATTTGGTTGCTTGTACTGCAACAACATGGCAAGCAATGTGCGATTTAGTACAGCAGTGGAATATCGCAACAATTCTTGATGGACAAAAAAATCTCAAAGCCAGTGAAGCGCAAATTAAAACTTCTACGCAACCGCGATTATGGTTAGAGGTGACACTGCTTGGATTATTACCTACAACCAGTACACCTCAACCGTCGCCAGTTATTCATCGAAATATCAGTACTTCCAAAACTCTATCTGTAGTAAAAGATGCTTCACAACAGCAAACACCGTCGCCTGCTGTCACTGCATCGGCACATCCTCCACAACCGCAAACACCGCCACAACAAGAAGTCGCTGAACCAATCTCACCACCGCCGCTTGTGCATCACGATCGCTCGGATATTCGCACTGATGAAGATGAAGCCGTTGAAATTCCTACTGAAGTTGTCGCCACTTCTGTTGACCTCGATCAAGTTTGGCAACAAGTGCTGCAAAACTTACCTTTACCAAGTAAAGCACTATTTAAAGAACACGGCAGCTTAGTCGCGATTCACGAGCAACACGCTTCGATTGGTATTCGTTCGCAAAAGTTACTCAAAATTGCTCAAACCAAAGTAGCAGATTTAGAAGCAGCATTTGGGAAGTTGTCCGATCGCAAAGTAAAAGTACAGCTTGAAGTTGCAACGACTCATCAGCGGAAGGCTAATACTCCGGTAACACCGCAGCCTACAAGAAAGCCTCCAGTGACTACTGCCTCTCCCGAAACAACGGCATCGGTATCCAGTGCTACGTCTACTTTAATTAAACCCGAACCCACGATCGCACCTGATGCTGTTGCTGAAGTACAACCCGATTCAATGTTAATTGATTCGCCTGATTCTACAACCGATGATGTCGCGATCGCGGCGCAACGTTTAGCCGATTTTTTTAAAGGTGAGGTTCTGCAACTCAACGATGATGCAGTATTTACTCAACCAATAGCAACAAGCAGCCTACCACCGCAGGCTGCTTTAGATTGGGATGATGCAGATGAAGAAGATACTGCTGAATTTTGA
- a CDS encoding glycosyltransferase gives MPANSWAENDSYSELEALGSLLSELSEDESELETLQTTSLKTCGEGRRRKAAVVFIVVWSGTIALHLISVGFWLVLGLTTLWGIHTLRLVLARPRTQNAQADYLPSVSLLVAAKNEEAVIGNLVKTLCSLDYPVDRYEVWVIDDNSTDQTPALLEKLQQNYDKLKVLRRGAEASGGKSGALNQVLPLTKGEILAVFDADAQVTPDLLQRVLPLFQKRTVGAVQVRKAIANSHENFWTRGQMAEMAVDSYVQQQRVALGGIGELRGNGQFVRRHALERCGGWNEETITDDLDLTLRLHLDNWEIEFVSYPYVEEEGVTNAIALWHQRNRWAEGGYQRYLDYWRLIIKSRIGAGKKFDLLMFMLIQYIVPIAQVPDFLMAIARNRLPVLTPLTSFTVTIFMIWMFLGLKRIRTLEDKLTWSALFVILLQTLRGTLYMCHWMVVMASTTARMSVRPKRLKWVKTVHQGNN, from the coding sequence ATGCCAGCGAATTCCTGGGCTGAGAACGATTCTTATAGCGAACTTGAGGCGCTAGGCTCGTTGTTATCTGAGTTATCAGAAGACGAGTCTGAGCTAGAGACGTTGCAAACAACATCTCTCAAGACTTGCGGCGAGGGTCGAAGACGCAAAGCGGCTGTTGTTTTCATCGTAGTTTGGAGTGGCACGATCGCCCTTCATTTAATTTCCGTTGGATTTTGGCTGGTACTCGGTTTAACAACTTTATGGGGAATTCATACCCTACGGTTAGTTTTAGCTCGTCCCCGTACCCAAAATGCGCAAGCCGATTATTTACCTTCAGTTTCGCTGTTAGTCGCTGCCAAAAATGAAGAAGCAGTGATTGGCAATTTAGTCAAGACGCTTTGTAGCCTTGATTATCCGGTAGACCGCTACGAAGTTTGGGTCATTGACGATAATAGTACCGACCAAACGCCCGCACTTTTAGAAAAATTACAGCAAAATTACGATAAATTAAAAGTGTTGCGACGGGGTGCAGAAGCTAGTGGTGGTAAATCCGGCGCATTAAACCAAGTTTTACCCTTAACAAAAGGGGAAATTTTGGCAGTATTTGATGCCGATGCGCAGGTAACGCCTGACTTATTGCAGCGTGTATTGCCATTGTTTCAAAAACGTACCGTCGGAGCCGTACAGGTACGCAAAGCGATCGCCAACTCGCACGAGAACTTTTGGACTCGCGGTCAGATGGCAGAAATGGCTGTCGATAGCTATGTTCAGCAGCAGCGCGTAGCCCTTGGCGGTATTGGTGAATTGCGCGGAAACGGTCAGTTTGTTCGCCGTCACGCGCTGGAACGTTGTGGCGGTTGGAATGAAGAAACGATTACCGACGATCTCGATTTAACGTTGCGCTTACATCTAGATAATTGGGAAATTGAATTTGTCAGCTACCCATATGTCGAAGAAGAAGGCGTAACGAATGCGATCGCACTATGGCATCAACGCAACCGCTGGGCAGAAGGCGGTTATCAGCGCTATTTAGATTACTGGCGATTAATTATCAAAAGCCGCATCGGTGCTGGCAAAAAATTCGATTTACTGATGTTCATGCTCATTCAGTACATCGTCCCGATCGCGCAAGTTCCTGATTTCCTGATGGCGATCGCCCGTAACCGATTACCTGTGCTGACGCCGCTTACAAGCTTCACCGTCACCATATTTATGATATGGATGTTCTTGGGGTTAAAGCGAATTCGCACGCTTGAAGATAAACTCACTTGGTCTGCATTGTTTGTTATCCTCTTACAAACGCTGCGCGGTACTTTGTATATGTGCCACTGGATGGTGGTCATGGCGAGTACAACAGCGCGGATGTCGGTGCGACCAAAGCGGCTAAAATGGGTAAAAACTGTCCATCAAGGCAATAATTAA